In Camelina sativa cultivar DH55 chromosome 17, Cs, whole genome shotgun sequence, the genomic stretch GGTACAGGATCATACTCAGACAACTCCGCCCAAGCTCTCATAAACTTCCCGAAATAACTACCCACAGAGTCGTCACCACCTTGCCTCAACATCGCCAACCTCCCACGAAGCTCGTAGATCTTGAAATCAACACTCGGCACGAACAAAACTCGGAGATACTCCCAAGCTTTATGAGCAGTCTCCGCGAAGGTTACATAGATTTGAAGCTCTTCGCTCAAGGAGCTCCTCATCCAACACTTTACCCTCACGTTACATGTCTCCCATGGTTGATACAGCGGCGAGGTAGGTTCTGGTTGTTGGATTGTGCCGTCGACGAACCCGGTTTTGTTCTTGCTTCGAAGGAAAAGGAGAAAATCACTCTTCCAGATGAAGTAGTTGTCTTCGGATTTGCTTAGTATAGCCATTGGGAGATTCTCGTTGGATTCGTAATCTGGATCGAGATAGTATGGTGATTTAGGATCGAGTGTGGGAGATTCCGCCATTGTCACCTTGCTCTGAGCTCTCGTTActgtttgattttagggtttgcttcccaattttttttctaatctgtataaatataaatagttgGGCTTACATGGGCTTTAGATTTCTCCTCATAAGCCCAAAGTTTCagggtttatataataagttcTTCCCGCCTCAATTTGATACTTGTCTTCTGTGTGTGTTGCGTAGTATGGTGGTAAACTCAAAAAATATCAATGTAGTGTTTGTTCAGCAGCTTCACTCATACCATCGTCAGTCACACGAGAGAGTTCAAATGGTTGACCAATGTCcactactcttttttttatttctcaagtAGTTTTCTATTTGATGATCCCATATTTTATAAGCATTTACATGTTTcgatattttactatttattcaCATTTGAAGATTACTTGCTACTACCAACCATCCTAATCGTTGAATACTGTTAAAACAGAAGCAAAAACGCAGACATTGTGataatattagaaatatatGCAGCAAATTTGAACGTGGTCTTGCTTATGTAAGTTGAGTTTAGTATTGCAATTTGTAGGAACATGGGGGAACGGGTCAGCGAACACTAATCAAGAAAACATCTCCAGactgaggatttttttttctttatttaagaAAGCCTGAAAGAGatgattgaaagaaaaagaaaaaaaaaactcaaaagcgGAACAAAAGTTagggagaaagaaacaaattaagaaagaaagaagggaGAGAAATTAAAAGGGAGAAGATGATAAAGGTGTGTAGTCGTCTGTTCTCGTTGGTGGCTATCTTCTTTATTGCTTATACGCAGCTAGTGAAGGGGCAACATCAACCTCGCCATGATTGCCAATCTAGATGTGGCAACGTCACAATTGAGTACCCTTTTGGTATTTCTACAGGTTGCTACTATCCTGGGGACGATATTTTCAATATCACTTGTCAGGAAGATAAGCCACATGTCATACAAAACATTGAAGTGAGAAACTTTTATCACAGCGGCCAGATACGCGCTATGCTTCCTCGATCAACTGTTTGCTACGACGGGGAAATAAATAATGAGTTCAGTGCCCTCTGGTTTCAGCTGGATAATTTATCTCTCTCAACTAAAAACAAGTTTACTCTAGTAGGCTGTAACGCTTGGGCACTTCTGAGCACTTTTGGAATGCAAAACTACTCAACTGGATGCTTGTCATTATGCGATTCTCCCTCGGTACCAAATAATAAATGCAATGGTGTAGGTTGCTGTAGAACAGACGTCTCTATCCCTTTGGATAGCAACAGACTTGAAATCCAACCAGCTCGCTTCGAAAACATGACCTCTGTGCAGCACTTTAATCCTTGCAGCTACGCCTTTTTCGTTGAAGATGGTATGTTTAACTTCAGTTCTACAGAGGACCTTAGGAATCTGCGGGGTGTCAAGCAGTTCCCTGTGGTACTAGATTGGTCTATTGGGAACCAGACATGTGAGCAAGCTGGAAGCAGAAACATATGTGGTGGGAACAGCACATGTTTTGATTCTATTCGTGGAAAAGGTTATAACTGCAAATATTTAGATGGTTTTGAGGGGAATCCATACCTTTCAGACGGTTGCCAAGGtactttatattaatttctattgctttctttatttctttttttgagtgTTAATTGGTTTCCTCAtacaaacatttatttttgcatCTTGCCATTTATTCCTTGGACCAGACATCAATGAGTGTACTACTACGAGTACTATCCATAAACATAACTGTTCGGATCCCAAAACCTGTAGAAACAGAGATGGAGGCTTTGATTGTAAGTGTCAATCTGGTTACCGCTTAGATACAACCAC encodes the following:
- the LOC104756478 gene encoding uncharacterized protein LOC104756478 produces the protein MAESPTLDPKSPYYLDPDYESNENLPMAILSKSEDNYFIWKSDFLLFLRSKNKTGFVDGTIQQPEPTSPLYQPWETCNVRVKCWMRSSLSEELQIYVTFAETAHKAWEYLRVLFVPSVDFKIYELRGRLAMLRQGGDDSVGSYFGKFMRAWAELSEYDPVPECKCGGCNCEGVKRGKEAREKEQRYGFLMGLKKELSFVRTRIMLMDPPPSLHQAFLLVDQAESVMNSTRR